One Polaribacter sp. KT25b DNA segment encodes these proteins:
- a CDS encoding nucleotide pyrophosphohydrolase, whose protein sequence is MNIENAQKQVDDWIKTHGVRYFNELTNMAQLTEEVGEVARIIARRYGEQSEKESDKNKDLGEELADVMFVVLCLANQTGIDLQDAFEKKLDIKTKRDHDRHHNNQKLK, encoded by the coding sequence ATGAACATAGAAAACGCACAAAAACAAGTTGATGATTGGATTAAAACTCACGGAGTTCGATATTTTAACGAGTTAACAAACATGGCGCAATTAACTGAAGAAGTTGGAGAAGTTGCAAGAATTATAGCTAGACGTTATGGAGAACAAAGTGAAAAAGAATCTGATAAAAATAAAGATTTAGGAGAAGAATTAGCAGATGTAATGTTTGTGGTTTTGTGTTTGGCAAATCAAACAGGAATCGATTTGCAAGATGCTTTTGAAAAGAAACTAGATATTAAAACAAAACGAGATCACGACCGTCATCACAATAATCAAAAATTAAAATAA